A window of Haliscomenobacter hydrossis DSM 1100 contains these coding sequences:
- the pelA gene encoding pectate lyase, with product MMTIKKISITIALLWSPLVVLTSGCHVQQQIHPAPNSVVVVQDSIAEKMLLIQRSYGGWPQPGGNAINYNKPLSETEKNKFLSEKHKLDATIDDQATTREIKYLAEAYSKTKNPTYLKAAENGVRYLLQAQNKVGGWPQFFPDSSGYHKHITYNDHAMIDVLLVMKYTATGQQHFEPLQKILGNDAQKAVEKGIDCILKTQFYQGTILTVWCAQHDSKTLQPAKARAFELPSLSGNESVNILRFLMAIEQPSDAVKKAIHAGVAWLDGVRIKGFKLQDIADSNQPKGKDRVVVPDSSSVLWARFYDLKTNQPFFVGRDSQPKATLAEIENERRTGYAFYGNWPAKLIEKEYPEWVKKWGK from the coding sequence ATGATGACGATTAAAAAGATAAGCATCACGATTGCCCTGCTGTGGTCGCCACTTGTTGTGTTGACGAGTGGCTGCCATGTGCAGCAGCAAATTCATCCTGCGCCCAATTCGGTGGTTGTAGTGCAGGATTCCATTGCCGAAAAAATGCTGCTCATTCAGCGCAGCTACGGCGGCTGGCCCCAACCCGGAGGCAACGCCATCAACTACAACAAGCCCCTCAGCGAGACAGAAAAAAACAAATTCCTCAGTGAAAAACATAAACTCGATGCCACCATCGACGATCAGGCTACGACGCGCGAAATCAAATACCTCGCCGAAGCCTACAGCAAAACTAAAAACCCAACTTACCTGAAAGCCGCCGAAAATGGCGTGCGTTACCTCCTTCAGGCCCAAAACAAAGTCGGAGGTTGGCCGCAATTTTTCCCCGACTCCAGTGGCTACCACAAACACATTACTTACAACGACCACGCCATGATTGATGTGCTCTTGGTGATGAAGTACACGGCTACTGGTCAACAACACTTTGAACCTTTGCAAAAAATACTGGGCAATGACGCACAAAAAGCAGTGGAGAAAGGTATTGATTGCATCCTTAAAACCCAATTTTATCAGGGAACAATCTTGACCGTTTGGTGTGCCCAGCACGACAGCAAAACTTTACAACCCGCTAAAGCTCGTGCCTTTGAACTGCCCTCCCTCAGTGGTAATGAGAGTGTGAACATCCTGCGCTTTCTAATGGCCATTGAACAACCTTCGGATGCGGTAAAAAAAGCCATTCACGCCGGAGTAGCCTGGCTGGATGGGGTCAGAATCAAAGGTTTTAAACTACAAGACATCGCTGATTCAAACCAGCCTAAGGGCAAAGACCGCGTCGTGGTTCCCGATTCCAGTTCAGTACTTTGGGCGCGTTTTTATGACCTGAAAACCAATCAGCCCTTTTTTGTCGGACGTGATAGCCAGCCCAAAGCCACCTTGGCCGAAATCGAAAATGAACGCCGGACTGGTTACGCCTTTTATGGCAATTGGCCCGCCAAGTTGATTGAAAAAGAATACCCGGAATGGGTGAAAAAATGGGGAAAGTAA
- a CDS encoding glycosyl hydrolase family 28 protein: protein MKTAYLFLFSLFFLAFTTGEEKLRIFLVGDSTMANKLPFDAPETGWGMILPQYFSEGVEVQNHAVNGRSTKSFRAEGRWAKILEQMRPGDWVLIQFGHNDSKNTDTTRYAAAQTDYRKNLTRYIEETRAKGGNVILLTPVMRRKFDENGKFIDTHGEYPQVVKEVAQAMKAPLIDVHAKSREVIEQAGVEGSKRLFMHLPGKMHPKFPEGKVDDTHFSGHGASIMASLVAEGIRDIGNPLLGLLKPSRFTDKLEFELPKIAAPFFRKDTFSIVRYGAKSDGITLSTPAINQAVNLAHEAGGGVVVVPSGFWLTGPIVLKSNVNLHISQGALLQFSNKREDFPLVKTTWEGEDAIRCQAPISAVEASNIAITGTGIIDGAGQVWRQVKKDKLTEAQWKKLIASGGVLDEEKRTWYPSENALKGSKIQKPGSIAAGFNLNNCSEFKDFLRPNMVSLSRCTQVLLEGITFQNSPAWTIHPLLCEHITLRDVIVRNPWYGQNNDALDLESCRNGLVEGCSFDTGDDGICIKSGRDAEGRKRGVPTENIIVRNCTVFHGHGGFVIGSEMSGGVRNLFVSDCNFLGTDVGLRFKTARGRGGIVENIYVTDINMTNIPGEAILFDMYYMAKDPVSLNGEKNVLPEMKAEPLGEGTPQFRNFHIKNIVCQGAETGILIRGLPEMPIKNISIENANITCNQGLVCVESENIRLKNIGLFTQEKRVMQVQNSQKVTLDGIRYQGPVDLLLHISGKRSAEVSLLNTDAKQAKKEVEMGAEVSRKVFKRK, encoded by the coding sequence ATGAAAACAGCTTATTTATTCCTATTCAGCCTTTTCTTCCTCGCCTTCACCACTGGCGAAGAAAAACTCCGCATCTTCCTCGTTGGAGATTCCACGATGGCCAACAAACTCCCCTTTGACGCCCCCGAAACCGGTTGGGGCATGATCCTGCCGCAGTATTTTTCCGAAGGCGTTGAAGTCCAAAACCACGCCGTCAATGGCCGCAGCACCAAAAGTTTCCGCGCCGAAGGCCGTTGGGCCAAAATTTTGGAACAAATGCGCCCCGGCGATTGGGTGCTGATCCAGTTTGGCCACAATGATTCCAAAAATACTGACACCACGCGTTACGCCGCAGCGCAAACCGATTACCGCAAAAATCTTACCCGTTATATTGAAGAAACCCGTGCCAAGGGCGGCAACGTCATCTTGCTCACGCCGGTGATGCGCCGCAAGTTTGACGAAAACGGCAAGTTTATAGACACCCACGGCGAGTACCCGCAGGTGGTCAAAGAAGTAGCCCAGGCCATGAAAGCCCCGCTCATTGATGTACATGCCAAAAGCCGGGAAGTGATTGAACAAGCGGGCGTAGAGGGTTCCAAACGTTTATTCATGCACTTGCCGGGAAAAATGCACCCCAAATTTCCTGAGGGTAAGGTGGATGATACCCATTTTTCCGGGCATGGTGCCAGCATCATGGCGAGTCTGGTGGCCGAGGGCATTCGCGACATTGGCAACCCCTTGCTGGGTTTGCTCAAACCTTCCCGTTTTACCGACAAACTGGAATTTGAATTGCCCAAAATTGCCGCGCCCTTTTTCCGTAAAGATACCTTCAGCATTGTTCGTTATGGCGCGAAGTCCGACGGGATTACGCTCAGTACCCCCGCCATCAATCAGGCGGTCAACCTCGCCCATGAAGCGGGTGGGGGAGTAGTGGTCGTTCCAAGCGGGTTTTGGTTGACGGGCCCCATTGTGCTCAAAAGCAACGTCAATCTGCACATCAGCCAAGGAGCTTTGCTACAATTCAGCAACAAACGAGAAGATTTCCCGCTGGTCAAAACCACCTGGGAAGGCGAGGACGCCATTCGTTGTCAGGCACCAATTTCGGCAGTTGAAGCCAGCAATATTGCCATCACTGGAACTGGCATCATCGATGGTGCTGGTCAGGTCTGGCGACAAGTGAAAAAAGACAAACTCACCGAAGCGCAATGGAAAAAACTCATTGCTTCAGGCGGTGTTTTGGATGAAGAAAAACGCACCTGGTATCCTTCAGAAAATGCGCTGAAGGGTTCAAAAATTCAAAAACCGGGGAGCATTGCTGCGGGTTTCAACCTGAACAATTGTTCCGAATTCAAAGACTTTTTGCGACCCAACATGGTGTCGCTCTCGCGCTGCACCCAGGTTTTGCTCGAGGGCATTACCTTCCAAAACTCTCCCGCCTGGACCATCCATCCCCTGCTCTGCGAGCACATCACCCTGCGCGATGTGATCGTGCGCAACCCTTGGTACGGCCAAAACAACGACGCCCTCGACCTCGAATCGTGCCGCAATGGCCTGGTGGAAGGCTGCTCTTTTGACACCGGTGACGATGGCATTTGTATCAAATCGGGTCGCGATGCTGAAGGCCGCAAACGCGGTGTACCCACCGAAAACATTATCGTGCGCAACTGCACCGTTTTTCACGGTCACGGAGGTTTTGTGATCGGTTCGGAAATGTCGGGTGGGGTGCGCAACCTCTTTGTATCGGATTGCAACTTCCTGGGCACCGACGTTGGCCTGCGCTTCAAAACCGCCCGCGGTCGAGGTGGAATCGTCGAAAACATCTACGTGACCGACATCAACATGACCAATATCCCCGGTGAAGCCATCCTGTTCGACATGTACTACATGGCTAAAGATCCGGTTTCCCTGAACGGGGAAAAGAATGTGTTGCCCGAAATGAAGGCGGAACCCTTGGGTGAAGGCACGCCTCAATTTCGCAATTTTCACATCAAAAATATCGTCTGCCAGGGTGCGGAAACGGGCATCCTGATTCGGGGTTTGCCGGAAATGCCGATCAAAAACATCAGCATTGAAAATGCCAACATCACCTGCAATCAGGGCCTGGTGTGTGTGGAAAGTGAAAACATTCGCCTCAAAAACATCGGACTGTTCACGCAAGAAAAACGGGTGATGCAGGTGCAAAACAGCCAGAAAGTTACTCTGGATGGCATTCGTTATCAGGGACCAGTTGATTTGTTGTTGCACATCAGCGGGAAACGCTCCGCAGAGGTAAGTTTGTTGAACACGGATGCGAAGCAGGCGAAGAAGGAGGTGGAAATGGGGGCTGAGGTTTCGAGGAAAGTGTTCAAGCGCAAATGA